In one Vicia villosa cultivar HV-30 ecotype Madison, WI unplaced genomic scaffold, Vvil1.0 ctg.000987F_1_1, whole genome shotgun sequence genomic region, the following are encoded:
- the LOC131632707 gene encoding uncharacterized protein LOC131632707 encodes MVLLGHELMKTTSNHGKSDDELDLQERSTKKVKEGNHVFDASASSPLNYSDVLVLQPVEGEHKKKYRDKLIGTSLQVVGEEHAEEEDGDIEADNEGEETRMRVEEVTIGGYECPNFVFSKKEEQRLYRPWRRGLIVKLLGRRIGYRALETRLKQMWVRKGVINIIDLSNDYYLVVFWHEEDQHAALTEGPWFIHDHYLTVKEWCPNFQPASDSIKEVAVWVRVTCLPVEYYDKDALRFIGDRIGKTVKVDKATIARERGNYARICVQIWPLQGGLPREEQ; translated from the exons ATGGTGCTGCTAGGGCATGAATTGATGAAGACGACAAGCAATCATGGCAAGTCGGACGATGAGTTAGACTTGCAGGAGAGGAGTACTAAGAAGGTGAAAGAAGGGAACCATGTCTTCGATGCTTCGGCATCGAGCCCTCTTAACTATTCTGATGTTTTAGTGTTGCAGCCGGTGGAAGGTGAACACAAGAAAAAATACCGTGACAAACTGATAGGGACCTCACTACAGGTAGTTGGGGAGGAACATGCAGAGGAGGAGGATGGTGATATTGAGGCTGATAACGAGGGTGAGGAGACACGCATGAGGGTTGAGGAAGTGACAATTGGCGGATACGAATGCCCAAATTTTGTATTTTCTAAGAAGGAAGAACAACGACTCTATCGTCCTTGGCGACGGGGTTTAATTGTGAAGTTGTTGGGGAGGCGAATAGGGTACAGGGCCTTAGAGACGAGGCTGAAACAGATGTGGGTGCGGAAAGGAGTAATCAACATCATTGACTTAAGCAATGACTATTACTTGGTGGTATTTTGGCATGAGGAGGATCAACATGCTGCACTTACAGAGGGACCATGGTTCATCCATGACCACTACTTGACAGTTAAGGAATGGTGCCCGAATTTTCAGCCAGCAAGTGACTCGATCAAAGAGGTAGCGGTGTGGGTGCGAGTTACATGTTTACCAGTTGAATACTATGATAAGGATGCACTGAGGTTTATTGGTGATAGAATTGGTAAGACCGTCAAAGTGGATAAGGCTACAATAGCGCGCGAACGAGGAAATTATGCTAGGATATGTGTGCAG ATTTGGCCATTACAAGGAGGGTTGCCAAGAGAAGAGCAGTAG